The Chthoniobacterales bacterium genome includes a window with the following:
- a CDS encoding cupin domain-containing protein — protein MNKVNINDITEETWASPSGKFGGAGKNISISLGRKPTSTDLMERHPFDVEITRVPPGKIPYPYHSHSAQWEFYYVLSGKGVVRHKDGTTPIESGDAFIFLPEEPHTFLNDGSEDLVMFLVADNPIGESAYYPDSKKWLVRSPERRLLRGESLDYFDGEE, from the coding sequence ATGAACAAGGTAAACATCAACGACATCACCGAGGAAACCTGGGCATCGCCGAGTGGCAAGTTCGGCGGCGCGGGGAAAAACATTTCCATCTCGCTGGGACGAAAGCCCACTTCGACCGATTTGATGGAACGGCATCCGTTCGATGTCGAGATCACCCGCGTTCCGCCGGGAAAAATTCCGTATCCGTATCATTCCCACAGCGCGCAATGGGAGTTTTACTACGTGCTTTCGGGCAAAGGGGTCGTGCGGCACAAGGACGGAACGACGCCGATTGAGAGCGGCGACGCCTTTATTTTCCTGCCGGAAGAACCGCACACGTTCCTGAACGATGGGTCCGAAGACCTGGTCATGTTCCTCGTGGCGGACAATCCAATCGGCGAATCGGCCTACTATCCCGACAGCAAGAAGTGGCTGGTCCGTTCGCCTGAGCGGAGACTTCTGCGCGGAGAATCTCTCGATTATTTCGACGGCGAG
- a CDS encoding metal-dependent hydrolase, producing the protein MPTIISHAAVAVALMAGFPARSVPRRLTELGVAVSIAPDIDVIGSRFGIEYGDLLGHRGLTHSILFAALLASVALLWASRRTDLSMQRRWTWLYLFLAAASHGLLDAFTDGGLGVAFFSPFNTGRYFFPVTPISVSPVGLSFFSGRGISVLLSEFVWVWLPALAFSIAALLIRRICQKGNIKPA; encoded by the coding sequence TAATTTCTCACGCTGCGGTCGCGGTGGCGCTAATGGCCGGCTTCCCGGCGCGGTCCGTGCCGCGGCGTTTGACGGAGCTTGGGGTTGCTGTGTCGATTGCGCCGGATATTGACGTAATCGGCTCCCGGTTCGGGATCGAGTATGGCGATCTCTTGGGCCATCGTGGACTTACCCACTCGATTCTGTTTGCTGCTTTGCTGGCTTCCGTCGCGCTGCTTTGGGCATCCCGCCGAACCGATTTATCGATGCAACGCCGTTGGACATGGCTCTACCTTTTTCTGGCGGCCGCGTCTCATGGACTCCTCGATGCATTCACAGACGGAGGCCTCGGCGTCGCGTTTTTCAGTCCCTTCAATACCGGCAGGTATTTCTTCCCAGTAACTCCCATTTCAGTCTCGCCAGTGGGTCTGAGCTTTTTCTCGGGCCGTGGAATTTCTGTTCTCTTGAGCGAATTCGTGTGGGTATGGTTGCCTGCTCTCGCTTTTTCGATCGCCGCGCTACTGATTCGGAGAATATGCCAAAAGGGCAACATCAAGCCGGCTTAG